Proteins found in one Streptococcus iniae genomic segment:
- a CDS encoding phosphopentomutase, translating to MSTFSRIHLVVLDSVGIGAAPDSDKFFNAGVADTESDTLGHISETVGLSVPNMAKIGLGNIPRPEALKTVPAEDNPSGYATKLEEVSLGKDTMTGHWEIMGLNITEPFDTFWDGFPEDILTKIEEFSGRKVIREANKPYSGTAVIDDFGPRQMETGELIVYTSADPVLQIAAHEDIIPLDELYRICEYARSITLERPALLGRIIARPYVGDPGNFTRTSNRHDYAVSPFQDTVLNKLADAGIPTYAVGKINDIFNGSGITNDMGHNKSNSHGVDTLIKTLQLPEFTKGFSFTNLVDFDAMYGHRRDSEGYRDCLHEFDQRLPEIIANMKEDDLLLITADHGNDPTYVGTDHTREYIPLLAYSASFKANGLISQGHFADISATVAENFGVDKAMIGNSFLSELV from the coding sequence ATGTCAACATTTAGTCGTATTCACTTAGTCGTTTTAGATTCTGTCGGAATTGGTGCTGCACCAGATTCAGATAAATTCTTTAATGCAGGTGTGGCTGACACAGAATCAGATACTCTTGGCCATATTTCAGAAACTGTAGGATTGTCAGTTCCTAACATGGCTAAAATTGGTCTAGGAAATATCCCTCGTCCAGAAGCCTTAAAGACAGTACCTGCTGAAGACAACCCAAGCGGCTATGCTACAAAATTAGAAGAAGTATCACTTGGTAAAGATACAATGACAGGTCACTGGGAAATCATGGGCTTGAACATTACAGAACCATTTGATACTTTCTGGGACGGATTCCCTGAAGACATTTTAACAAAAATTGAGGAATTTTCTGGCCGTAAGGTAATCCGTGAAGCAAATAAACCTTATTCTGGAACAGCTGTTATTGATGACTTTGGCCCTCGCCAAATGGAAACTGGTGAACTTATTGTTTACACATCAGCGGACCCTGTTCTACAAATTGCTGCTCATGAAGACATCATTCCTTTAGATGAACTTTACCGTATTTGTGAATATGCTCGTTCAATCACTTTAGAACGTCCAGCGCTTTTAGGCCGTATTATTGCACGTCCTTATGTGGGAGATCCAGGAAACTTCACACGTACCTCAAACCGTCATGACTATGCTGTGTCACCTTTCCAAGATACTGTTTTGAATAAATTGGCTGACGCAGGTATTCCAACTTATGCTGTCGGAAAAATCAATGACATTTTCAACGGTTCTGGAATTACTAATGATATGGGCCACAATAAATCTAATAGCCATGGTGTTGATACCTTGATTAAAACATTACAGTTGCCTGAATTCACAAAAGGTTTCTCATTTACTAACCTTGTAGATTTTGACGCTATGTATGGTCACCGTCGTGATTCAGAAGGCTACCGTGATTGCTTACATGAATTTGACCAACGTTTGCCTGAAATTATCGCAAACATGAAAGAAGATGATTTACTTCTTATCACTGCAGACCATGGAAACGACCCAACTTATGTTGGTACTGACCATACGCGTGAGTATATCCCATTGTTGGCTTACTCAGCATCATTTAAAGCTAATGGCTTGATTTCTCAAGGGCATTTTGCTGATATTTCAGCGACAGTTGCTGAAAACTTTGGTGTTGACAAAGCAATGATTGGAAACAGTTTCTTATCTGAATTGGTTTAA
- the deoD gene encoding purine-nucleoside phosphorylase, with protein sequence MSIHISAAPGEIADKILLPGDPLRAKFIAENFLEDAVCFNEIRGMLGYTGTYKGHRVSVMGTGMGMPSISIYARELIVDYGVKTLIRVGTAGAIDPNVHVRELVLAQAAATNSNIIRNDFPEFDFPQIADFGLLDKAYHIAKELGMTTHVGNVLSSDVFYSNMPERNMALGKFGVKAIEMEAAALYYLVAQHGVKALGIMTISDNLNDPSEDTSAKERQTTFTDMMQVGLETLIAND encoded by the coding sequence ATGTCTATTCATATTTCTGCGGCTCCTGGTGAGATTGCTGATAAAATTCTTCTTCCTGGGGATCCTCTTCGTGCTAAGTTTATTGCGGAAAATTTCCTTGAGGATGCTGTTTGTTTCAATGAAATTCGTGGTATGCTTGGCTATACTGGTACTTATAAAGGGCACCGTGTTTCTGTGATGGGAACTGGTATGGGAATGCCTTCGATTTCTATTTATGCGCGTGAATTGATTGTTGATTATGGTGTTAAAACCTTGATTCGTGTGGGTACTGCGGGTGCTATCGACCCTAATGTTCATGTTCGTGAACTTGTTCTTGCCCAAGCTGCAGCAACTAATTCAAATATTATCCGTAACGATTTTCCAGAGTTTGATTTCCCACAAATTGCTGACTTTGGGCTTTTGGATAAGGCTTACCATATTGCGAAAGAGCTTGGCATGACAACACACGTTGGTAATGTATTATCTTCAGATGTCTTTTACTCAAATATGCCTGAACGTAATATGGCTTTGGGTAAATTTGGTGTTAAAGCCATTGAAATGGAAGCAGCTGCACTTTATTATTTAGTAGCACAACATGGTGTTAAAGCTCTTGGAATCATGACTATTTCAGATAACTTGAACGACCCAAGTGAAGACACAAGTGCAAAAGAACGTCAAACAACCTTCACTGACATGATGCAAGTTGGCCTTGAAACCTTAATTGCAAATGATTAA
- the mnmE gene encoding tRNA uridine-5-carboxymethylaminomethyl(34) synthesis GTPase MnmE, protein MSITKEFDTITAISTPLGEGAIGIVRLSGTDALNIAKKVFKGKDLASVASHTINYGHICDPMTQKVIDEVMVSVMLAPKTFTRENVVEINTHGGIAVTNDILQLLIKHGARMAEPGEFTKRAFLNGRVDLTQAEAVMDIIRAKTDKAMNIAVKQLDGSLSQLINSTRQEILNTLAQVEVNIDYPEYDDVEEMTTALMREKTHEFQTLLENLLRTAKRGKILREGLSTAIIGRPNVGKSSLLNNLLREEKAIVTDIAGTTRDVIEEYVNIKGVPLKLVDTAGIRETDDLVEKIGVERSKKALGEADLVLLVLNSSEPLTEQDKALLELSKGSNRIVLLNKTDLPQAIETEQLPEDCIHISVLNNDNIDLIEDRINQLFFDNTGLVEQDATYLSNARHISLIEKAVESLQAVNEGLALGMPVDLLQVDLTRTWEILGEITGEAAPDELITQLFSQFCLGK, encoded by the coding sequence ATGAGTATAACTAAAGAATTTGATACAATTACCGCTATCTCCACTCCTCTTGGTGAGGGTGCCATCGGCATCGTCCGACTTTCAGGTACAGATGCCCTAAACATTGCTAAAAAAGTTTTCAAAGGAAAAGACTTGGCTTCAGTTGCATCCCATACCATCAACTATGGGCATATTTGTGACCCTATGACACAAAAAGTTATTGATGAAGTCATGGTTTCTGTCATGTTGGCTCCTAAAACCTTTACAAGGGAAAATGTGGTCGAAATTAATACCCACGGTGGGATTGCTGTTACCAATGACATTTTGCAATTACTGATTAAGCACGGTGCTCGAATGGCAGAGCCTGGAGAATTCACAAAGCGTGCTTTTTTAAATGGTCGCGTGGATTTAACCCAAGCTGAAGCTGTCATGGATATTATCCGTGCTAAAACTGATAAAGCCATGAACATTGCTGTTAAACAACTAGATGGCTCCCTATCACAATTAATTAATAGTACCAGACAAGAGATTTTGAATACCCTAGCTCAAGTTGAAGTGAACATTGACTATCCTGAATATGATGATGTCGAAGAAATGACAACAGCTTTGATGCGTGAAAAAACACACGAATTTCAGACACTGCTTGAAAACTTACTAAGAACTGCAAAACGTGGGAAAATCTTAAGAGAGGGACTCTCTACTGCTATCATTGGTCGTCCAAATGTTGGAAAATCAAGCCTTCTTAACAACCTACTTCGTGAAGAAAAAGCTATTGTTACAGACATCGCTGGTACAACACGTGACGTCATTGAAGAATATGTCAACATCAAAGGCGTGCCCCTAAAACTAGTTGATACCGCAGGAATTCGTGAAACCGATGATTTGGTTGAAAAAATTGGTGTTGAACGCTCTAAAAAGGCTTTAGGTGAAGCTGACCTTGTACTGCTCGTTCTTAACAGCTCTGAACCACTAACTGAACAAGACAAAGCACTTCTTGAACTCAGCAAGGGCTCAAATCGCATTGTACTACTTAACAAAACAGACCTTCCTCAAGCTATTGAAACTGAGCAACTTCCTGAAGATTGCATTCACATTTCGGTCTTGAACAATGACAATATTGACCTTATTGAAGATCGTATTAATCAGCTTTTCTTTGATAATACCGGCCTTGTCGAACAAGATGCCACCTATTTATCAAATGCTCGCCATATTTCATTGATTGAAAAAGCTGTTGAAAGCCTACAGGCTGTTAATGAAGGCCTCGCACTAGGAATGCCAGTTGACCTCTTGCAAGTTGATTTAACAAGAACATGGGAAATCCTCGGAGAAATCACAGGAGAAGCCGCCCCCGATGAATTAATCACCCAACTCTTTAGCCAGTTCTGTTTAGGAAAATAA
- a CDS encoding purine-nucleoside phosphorylase, translated as MSLMTKINETKAYLQTKGVELPEFGLILGSGLGELAEEIENAIVIDYADIPNWGQSTVVGHAGKLVYGDLSGRKVLALQGRFHFYEGNPLEVVTFPVRVMKALGCQGIIVTNAAGGITYGPGTLMAITDHINMTGNNPLMGENLDEFGLRFPDMSDAYTASYRQIANQVANQMGIKLEGGVYIGVTGPTYETPAEIRAFKTMGADAVGMSTVPEVIVAAHSGMKVLGISAITNFAAGFQSELNHEEVVEVTEQIKENFKGLIKAILVEL; from the coding sequence ATGTCATTGATGACAAAAATTAATGAAACGAAAGCTTATTTACAAACTAAAGGCGTTGAACTTCCTGAATTTGGTCTTATCTTAGGATCAGGTTTGGGAGAATTAGCAGAAGAAATTGAAAATGCTATTGTTATTGACTACGCTGATATTCCTAACTGGGGCCAATCTACAGTTGTTGGTCATGCTGGAAAATTAGTTTATGGTGATTTATCAGGTCGTAAGGTTTTAGCTTTGCAAGGTCGTTTCCATTTTTACGAAGGCAATCCTCTTGAAGTGGTAACATTCCCGGTACGTGTCATGAAAGCTCTTGGGTGTCAAGGGATTATTGTAACTAATGCTGCGGGTGGTATTACTTATGGTCCAGGTACTTTGATGGCTATTACTGACCACATTAACATGACAGGGAATAACCCATTAATGGGTGAAAATCTTGATGAATTTGGGCTTCGTTTCCCAGACATGTCAGATGCTTACACAGCTTCATACCGTCAAATTGCTAATCAAGTTGCTAATCAAATGGGCATCAAACTTGAAGGTGGTGTTTACATTGGTGTGACTGGACCTACTTATGAAACACCTGCTGAAATTCGTGCTTTTAAAACAATGGGTGCTGATGCAGTTGGAATGTCAACAGTTCCAGAAGTTATCGTGGCTGCACATTCAGGCATGAAAGTGCTCGGCATTTCTGCTATCACAAACTTTGCAGCTGGTTTCCAATCTGAATTGAACCATGAAGAAGTAGTTGAAGTCACAGAACAAATTAAAGAAAACTTCAAAGGCTTAATCAAAGCTATTTTGGTTGAATTATAA
- a CDS encoding LysR family transcriptional regulator encodes MRIQQLHYIIKIVECGSMNEAAKQLYITQPSLSNAVKDLEQEMGITIFIRNPKGITLTKDGVEFLSYARQIIEQTSLLEERYKNHDSNRQHFSVSSQHYAFVVNAFVSLLKETDMTKYELFLRETRTWEIIDDVKNFRSEIGVLFINDYNRDVLTKLFDENQLQANKLFQTRPHIFVSNKHPLADRSSLDVEDLQAYPYLSYDQGIHNSFYFSEEMKAQMPHTKSIVVSDRATLFNLMIGLDGYTVASGVLNSKLNGDQIVAIPLNVPDIIDVIYIKHEKANLSKIGEKFIDYLLKEVKLTQKKEI; translated from the coding sequence TATCAAAATCGTTGAATGTGGCTCAATGAATGAAGCTGCAAAGCAACTTTATATTACACAACCCAGTTTATCAAATGCTGTTAAGGACCTTGAACAAGAAATGGGAATAACCATTTTTATTCGAAATCCTAAGGGCATCACTCTGACCAAAGATGGTGTTGAATTTCTTTCTTACGCTAGACAAATCATTGAACAAACCTCTTTGTTGGAGGAACGTTATAAAAATCATGACAGCAACCGCCAGCATTTTAGTGTTTCGTCTCAACACTATGCCTTTGTGGTTAATGCCTTTGTGTCCCTTTTAAAAGAGACAGACATGACCAAATATGAACTTTTTCTTCGAGAAACAAGAACTTGGGAAATCATTGATGATGTCAAAAACTTCCGCTCAGAAATTGGTGTTCTCTTCATCAATGACTACAACCGAGATGTTTTAACTAAGCTTTTTGATGAAAATCAATTACAAGCAAACAAACTCTTCCAAACAAGACCCCATATTTTCGTTAGTAACAAACACCCCTTAGCAGACCGCTCTAGTTTAGATGTTGAGGACTTGCAAGCTTATCCTTATTTAAGCTATGACCAAGGCATTCATAACTCCTTTTATTTCTCAGAAGAGATGAAAGCACAGATGCCCCATACCAAATCCATTGTCGTTAGTGACCGTGCGACACTTTTTAACCTCATGATTGGTTTAGACGGCTACACCGTAGCTAGTGGGGTTTTAAATAGTAAATTAAATGGTGATCAAATTGTTGCCATCCCACTAAATGTTCCAGATATTATCGATGTTATCTATATTAAACATGAGAAGGCTAACCTCTCCAAAATAGGTGAAAAATTTATAGATTACCTCTTAAAAGAGGTCAAATTGACACAAAAAAAGGAAATATAA
- the pepV gene encoding dipeptidase PepV produces MIDFKAEVDKRKEVMLDDLISLLRINSERDDSQVDDKQPFGPGPVKALEHFLAMAERDGYKTRNIDNYAGDFEFGQGDEVLGIFGHLDVVPAGSGWDTDPYEPVIKDDRIYARGSSDDKGPTLACYYALKIIKELDLPVSKKVRFIVGTDEESGWGDMDYYFAHNGLKNPDFGFSPDAEFPIINGEKGNITEYLHFEGENTGAFALHSFKGGLRDNMVPESATAVITASHPLNVLEAALTQFLSENNLKGSLKALDDKVELTVIGKSAHGSTPEAGVNGATFLAKFLNQFAFEGPAKAFLSIAGNTLHEDFDAKKLGLAFSDAKMGALSMNAGVFSFDANSNDNTIALNFRYPKGIDSFVIKAGLENLKGITQVTLSEHEHTPHYVPMEDELVSTLLAVYEKQTGFKGYEQVIGGGTFGRLLERGVAFGAMFPGDENTMHQANEYMPLENIFRSAAIYAEAIYELIK; encoded by the coding sequence ATGATTGATTTTAAAGCAGAAGTTGACAAACGAAAAGAAGTCATGCTAGATGATTTAATCAGTTTATTACGGATTAATTCAGAACGCGATGACAGTCAAGTGGATGACAAACAGCCATTTGGTCCTGGGCCTGTTAAAGCCTTAGAACATTTCTTAGCAATGGCTGAGCGCGATGGCTACAAAACCCGTAACATTGATAATTACGCAGGTGATTTTGAATTTGGTCAAGGAGATGAGGTTCTTGGTATTTTTGGTCACTTAGATGTGGTCCCTGCTGGAAGTGGTTGGGACACGGATCCTTATGAACCAGTCATTAAAGATGATAGAATTTATGCGCGTGGCTCATCAGATGATAAAGGACCAACACTTGCGTGTTACTATGCTCTTAAAATCATCAAAGAATTGGACTTGCCAGTTTCTAAAAAAGTTCGTTTTATTGTTGGAACGGATGAAGAATCTGGTTGGGGAGACATGGATTACTATTTTGCACATAATGGCTTGAAAAATCCAGACTTTGGCTTCTCGCCTGATGCAGAATTCCCAATCATCAATGGGGAAAAAGGTAATATCACGGAGTACCTTCATTTTGAAGGTGAAAATACAGGTGCCTTTGCTCTGCATAGCTTTAAAGGTGGGTTAAGAGATAATATGGTGCCTGAATCTGCCACAGCAGTAATCACTGCATCTCACCCACTCAATGTTTTAGAAGCTGCACTCACACAGTTTTTATCAGAAAACAATCTTAAAGGTTCACTAAAAGCATTAGATGATAAGGTTGAGCTTACAGTCATTGGTAAATCGGCTCATGGCTCAACACCAGAAGCTGGTGTCAATGGTGCAACATTCTTAGCAAAATTCCTAAATCAGTTTGCCTTTGAAGGACCTGCAAAAGCTTTCTTAAGTATTGCTGGAAACACTTTACATGAGGATTTTGATGCTAAAAAACTTGGTTTAGCCTTTTCTGATGCTAAAATGGGTGCCCTTAGCATGAATGCTGGCGTCTTCTCATTTGATGCTAACTCAAATGACAATACTATTGCCCTTAACTTCCGTTATCCAAAAGGGATTGATTCTTTTGTTATCAAGGCTGGCTTGGAAAACCTAAAAGGCATTACGCAAGTCACCTTATCAGAGCACGAGCATACACCACATTATGTGCCAATGGAAGATGAATTGGTTTCAACGCTCCTTGCTGTTTATGAAAAACAAACGGGATTTAAAGGTTATGAACAAGTCATTGGTGGAGGGACATTTGGACGTCTCCTTGAACGTGGCGTTGCCTTTGGAGCCATGTTCCCAGGTGATGAAAATACCATGCACCAAGCTAATGAGTATATGCCATTAGAGAATATCTTCCGCTCAGCTGCTATTTATGCAGAAGCTATCTATGAATTGATTAAATAA
- the rpiA gene encoding ribose-5-phosphate isomerase RpiA, translated as MEALKKIAGVTAAQYVEDGMVVGLGTGSTAYYFVEEIGRRINEEGLQVVGVTTSSVTTQQAQELGIPLKSVDEIDSIDVTVDGADEVDQAFNGIKGGGAALLMEKIVATPTNDYIWVVDESKMVNHLGAFKLPVEVIQYGAERLFRVFEKEGFKPSFRMKGDNRLVTDMQNFIIDLDLKCIEDPFAFGDMLDRTVGVVEHGLFNGMVDKVIVAGKDGVKVLEANKKKES; from the coding sequence ATGGAAGCACTAAAAAAAATTGCGGGTGTAACAGCTGCGCAGTATGTCGAAGATGGAATGGTTGTCGGTTTGGGAACCGGTTCAACGGCTTATTATTTCGTTGAGGAAATTGGACGACGTATCAATGAAGAAGGCCTCCAAGTGGTTGGGGTTACGACTTCAAGTGTGACCACTCAACAAGCTCAAGAGCTTGGCATTCCTTTAAAATCAGTTGATGAGATTGATAGCATTGATGTGACTGTAGATGGCGCTGACGAAGTGGACCAAGCTTTTAATGGCATTAAAGGTGGCGGAGCAGCACTCTTGATGGAAAAAATCGTAGCTACACCAACCAATGACTATATCTGGGTGGTTGATGAAAGCAAGATGGTCAACCATTTAGGTGCCTTTAAGCTTCCTGTTGAAGTCATTCAATATGGAGCAGAGCGTCTCTTTCGTGTGTTTGAAAAAGAGGGATTTAAACCTTCTTTTAGAATGAAAGGTGACAATCGTCTAGTAACTGATATGCAAAATTTCATCATTGACCTAGATCTAAAATGTATTGAGGATCCATTTGCATTTGGTGACATGCTTGATCGAACCGTTGGTGTTGTTGAACATGGTCTGTTTAATGGCATGGTTGATAAAGTTATTGTGGCTGGAAAAGATGGCGTCAAGGTTTTAGAAGCTAATAAAAAGAAAGAGTCTTAA
- the arsC gene encoding arsenate reductase (glutaredoxin) (This arsenate reductase requires both glutathione and glutaredoxin to convert arsenate to arsenite, after which the efflux transporter formed by ArsA and ArsB can extrude the arsenite from the cell, providing resistance.), with translation MEEITIYHNPNCGTSRNVLAMIRHAGIEPKVIEYLIDPPTRQELVQLISDCGLTAKQVLRSNVPEYEKHALGRDDVSQEELVDAMMQDPILINRPIVVTSRGTRLCRPSEEVLQILPVPFPSPFVKENGQVIYAR, from the coding sequence ATGGAAGAGATAACCATTTACCACAACCCTAACTGTGGCACTTCACGCAATGTATTAGCGATGATTCGTCATGCAGGGATTGAACCTAAAGTTATTGAATACCTGATTGACCCGCCGACACGACAAGAATTGGTTCAACTCATTTCTGATTGTGGCCTGACTGCCAAACAGGTTCTGCGCAGCAATGTACCAGAATATGAAAAACATGCTTTAGGCAGAGACGATGTTTCTCAAGAGGAACTTGTTGATGCCATGATGCAAGACCCGATTTTAATTAATCGTCCGATTGTGGTTACTTCGCGTGGTACAAGATTGTGTCGTCCATCTGAAGAAGTGTTGCAAATACTGCCTGTTCCTTTTCCTAGTCCATTTGTTAAGGAAAATGGTCAGGTCATATATGCTAGGTAA